Genomic window (Brachyspira hampsonii):
TTTGAAATTTATATTTTTTATATTCTTATTATTATATTAGACATTAAAGCACCCGCCCAAGTTTTTTTTAATTTTTGAATTTTATTCACCGCACGATTTGTGAAACCTAAAATGTAGAAAATATTAAAATCATAATTTCAATAATAAATAAGAATCTATCTACCGTGCGTTATAAATTGACTCTAAAATTATTTATTGTTGTCATCAGTTTTTAGTACGCTTATGAATGCATCCTGAGGTATCTCTACACTTCCAATAGCTTTCATTCGTTTTTTACCTTCTTTTTGTTTTTCAAGAAGTTTTCTTTTTCTTGTGATGTCGCCTCCATAACATTTAGCTGTAACATTTTTCCTTAAAGCACTAATATTTTCACGAGCGATAATCCTTCCGCCTATTGCTGCCTGTAACGGAATCTGAAACATATGTTTTGGAATGAGATGTTTTAATTTTTCTATGATTTGTCTTCCTCTGCTTTCGGCATTGCTTCTATGTGCCATAAATGATAAAGCATCTACTACTTCTCCATGAACAAGTATATCTATCTTTTCTATTTGGCTTTCTCTGAAGTCTGAAAAATCATAGTCAAATGAAGCATATCCTCTTGATATTGATTTTAATTTATCGTAAAAGTCATACACTACTTCTATTAAAGGCAAGTCAAATTTTATTTCTGCTCTTTTATCATCTAAATAATTTAATGATGTCTGCGTACCTCTTCTGTCTATACAAAGAGATATAATATTACCTAAATAATCGGTAGGCACTATTATAAGAGCATTTATAAAAGGCTCATAACATTTTTCTATATACTGTGCTGTAGGAAAATCTGCAGGGTTATCAATAATTTTCTCTTCGCCGTTTGTGAGTTTTAATTTTACCTCTACAGAAGGGCTGGTTATTACTAGATTGAGATTAAACTCTCTTTCAAGTCTCTCCTGCACAATCTCTAAATGTAAAAGTCCTAAAAATCCGCATCTGTATCCAAAGCCCAAAGCTATAGAACGTTCTGGCTCATACACTAAAGAAGCATCATTTAATTTTAATTTTTCTAATGCCTTTTGAAGACTTGTATAATCTTCATCTTCAGCTGGAAAGATACCAGCAAATACCATAGGCAGAACTTCTTTATATCCTATTAAAGGCTCATCAGAAGGATTTTCTTCAAGTGTTATAGTATCTCCTATTTTTATGTCAGATATATTTTTAATGCCCGCAATAATGTATCCTACTTCTCCGCTTTTAAGTTCATTAGCTGATTTAAGCCCAAGCAAAAGGGTACCGCATTCTTCAACTTCGTACTCTGCTTTAGTTTCCATTAAAAGAAGTTTATCATTCTTTTTTATAGAGCCGTCAAATATTCTCACTATCATAACAGCACCGCGGAAAGGATCATAATAAGAATCAAATATTAAAGCTCTAGTTTTTTTATTAGTATTATCTTTTGGGGAAGGTATCATCTTAACAACTGCTTCAAGTATTTCATCAATACCTATATCATTTTTAGCACTTGCAAGCACAACATCATCTTTATTAACACCGAACTCTTTTTCCATCTGTTCTTTACAAAGCTCAATATTGGCAGCAGGTAAATCTATTTTATTAATAACAGGCACAATCTCCAAATTATTTTCAAAAGCAAGATAAAAGTTAGAAATAGTCTGAGCTTCTACTCCTTGAGCAGCATCCACCACTAATATAGCACCCTCGCATGCAGCAAGTGAACGGGAAACCTCATAATTAAAGTCAACATGACCTGGTGTATCTATCAGATTAAGAGTATATACTTCTCCGTCTTTAGCCTGATATGAAAGTTTTACAGCTTGGCTTTTTATAGTTATTCCTCTCTCTCTTTCTATATCCATAGAGTCTAATATTTGAGCTTTCATCTCTCTGCTTGATACTGCTTTGGTATGCTCTATAATTCTGTCAGCTAATGTGCTTTTGCCATGGTCAACATGTGCTATAATACAAAAATTTCTAATTTTTTCAGCGTATGACATTTATTAAAATATATCCTTATTATTAAAATTGATTGATATTAAAAATATTATGCTTTTCTATTAATGATATATTATAATATAGTAAGTGTGTTTTTGCAAATAATTTTCTTTATTGCTTTTATATACAAAATACATATTGACTTTTTAATTATTTTTTATATTTTTTAAATAAAGCGTATGTTTTATTTAAAAATGAAGAAAGTAATAATTTTTATATTATTTGCTCTAATTTCTTTTTTAGCCTGCAATAATAATTCTAATATAAGCAAAACAATAAATAATAATTATTCTAATAATACTACTGTAAAGGTTGGAATATATGTTTATGATTATCCTCTTCTTTATTTAAGAAATAATAACTTAGGAGGATTCGATTATGATATAATGAATGAAATAGCCAAAGCATCAGGTTTTAGGGTTGAGTTTATATCCATGGAATTTTCAAAACTTATACCTCAATTGCAGTTGAGTAATGTAGATGCTATTATAGCGGGAATAAGTATAACAGAAGAGCGAAAAAAATATATTTCTTTTTCTGATAAATATTATAGTTCATCTCAAAGTATTATAGTTCTTAGTAAGAATAATCATATAAAAATATTTGATGATTTGCTTGGTAAAAGTGTTGGTGTTATAAAAGATACAATTTCAGATACTATTATTTCATCATCTAATAATATAAATGTTATAAAATTTGATATAGCAGGCAGTTCTTTACTCGCATTAAAAGTAGAAAAAATAGATGCTGTTATGCTTGACAGAGTTACATGCAATAATTATATTAAATATGATAATGATCTTAAAATAATTGAAGAGATAACATTTCCAGAACTTGATTATGGTATCGCTGTGAGAAAAGATGATTATACTTTACTGCAAAAAATTAATAATGGACTGAATACTATAATATATAATGGAATCTACCAAAAATTAGTTGATAAACATTTACAATAATACTGCTTAATAATAAACGGCTTGACTTTTTTATATATACATATTAATTTATTATTAATTAGACTATATTTAATTTTAGGAAATAAAAGTGAAAAAAATTATATTAATTATATTAATGATTTTATCATTATCATGTAAAAAATCTAATGAGAATATTTATTTTAAAAAAGATTTTTCCTCAAACCAATACATCAATGTAGGAATATATGTTTACGATTATCCTTTTGGATATATGTCTAATGGAAATATTGGCGGATTTGATTATGATTTAGTTAATGAAATATCAAAAATATCCGGCTCAAATATGATTTTTTTTCCTATGCGTTTTGAAGAACTTATGCCCGCTTTGGAATCTAAAAAAATAGATATGATTATAGCAGGAATGAGTGTAACAGAAGAGCGAAAAAAATATCTTACATTTTCTGATAAATACTATACATCAAGTCAGGCTGTATTGGTAAGGATAGATAATGAATCAATACAAAAAGAAGAAGATTTGATAGGCAAAAAAGTAGGTGTTATAAGAGACACTGTAGCCGATAATATGATCTCGGAAAAAGAAGGAATAGAAATAGAAAGATTCGACACAGGAAGCAGTATAATACTCTCATTAAAAGTTGGAAATATGGATGCCGCCATTTTTGATAAAGAAACATGTAATCATTTTCTTAGGTATGATAAAAGTATAAAACTTGTCAATACTATAGAATACCCTCAAGAAGATTATGCTATAGCATTTAGAAAAGAAGAAAATATCTTTATAGATGAAGTAAACAATGCCATATCACAAATAATGACTAATGGATTTTATGAACTATTAATACAAAAGCATTTAGGTACTAATTGATACATAATACTTGCTTCAAAATTACTTGTCAAGATTGTATATAAAATTTTCGTAATTTATCAATTATAAAAACAGTGTGCAGCAAGACTGTGATTATCTGAAATTATAAATAAAAATAGTTTTGGAACAAGTATATAATAAAATATTTAATCTCTATGTAAAATTACTATATACAAAATGCTTTATAAGTAAATTTTTTTCTAATTAAATTTGAATAATATAAAACAATTATTATATTTATAATATATAAAGTAATAAACTGTGAATGGGAGTATTGATTATGAAACCTAATTTAATATTAATGGGTCATGGCAATTTAGCATCCACATTTATTGAATCGGCAAAGATGATATTAGGTAATTTATCAGATTATGATGTAATAAATTTGCAGGCGGATGATACCTTTGATCATATAGAAAGTAAGTTAAAAGAATTATTAGAAAAATATAAAAATAACCAAGTTTTAATAATGACAGATCTATACGGAGGAACCCCTTTTAATATAGCGAGCAGGTTTTATAGAAAAAATGACAATATTTGTTTAATAAGCGGAATGAACTTAGACATGGTATTGGAATATTTTTCTTCAGATCTTGATTATAATATAAAAAAATTCATAGATGAAATTATAAGTGTTTCAAAAGATTCTATAGCATTGTATTCCAAAAATGAATATGAAATATATGCTGATATAGATTTATAAACTTTAATTATTGGTGTTTTTTTCGATAATATTAATATTTATTATTGGATATTATTTATGTTTACAGAATATATTAGGCATGCCTTAGGAAACTTTAGCATTTTAGAGATAACAACAAGAATATTAGTAGCATATATTATGGGTATTTTTATAGGCTGGGAAAGAGAACAGCATAAAAAACCAATAGGAAGCAGAACCACAAGTATAGTTTGTATGGGAGCAGCACTTTTATCCTGCTATGAAGATGTATTTGCAAGTGCTATAATATTAGAAAATACTGAACTAGCTAAATTAGGAACAGCAGTCTTAAGCAAAGTACCAGATTATAACAGAATATCGGCACAAATAGTTTCAGGAATCGGTTTTTTAGGGGCTGGAATGATCATACAAAATAGAGGAAAACTTCATGGTATAACAACTGCCGCCATAGTTTGGGTTACTGCATGTATAGGAATAGTAATAGGATCAGGACAATGGGTGCTGTCTGCTATAGGATGCATATGTATATTTTTAAGCACTTCCATATATAGATTTTTTATACCATATTATATATCAAATAAAAAAAGGGCTATAGTATATTTAATAGAACATTCTTCGAAAATAGATTTTGAAACTGAATTAAGCGAATTTGGGATCAGACTTATTAATTTAGAGATAGTTGGATGGAAAGAAAATACTAATAAAAGTACACCTAATATTATTAGTAAAATAAATATATTTGTGCCTCAATTAGATTATAAAAATATAGAAAATATTTTTATAAGTTTAAATATAAAGCCTTTAAAAATGCTGCACAACATGAAAGAAAAGATTGACTTTAATAGTATTGAAAAATTATTATGAATATAGATGTATGTATAGAAAATCTAAAAATAGATAATTATTATGTAAAAGAGAAAATAGTACGAATATCACCTATAACTATATTTTCTAATAAAGATATTAATTTAGTTAATTTAATTTGGTATATAAATAATTTCCATTTTTTTGATTTCTATAAAATAAATGACTATGAATTATTATCTATAAGTAAAATAATAAGTGCAATAATGGAAAATGATAAATATAATGGAAATATTGATAATGATACTATATTAGAATGTATTGACTTTCTAAATATAATATTAGAATACTCAAAAAAAGAAGCCATTTCAAAAATATTTAAAAAACACGATAATACTGATATAGAAAAAATTTATTTAAAACTAAATTATGATGCTGAAATTAATATTAATTCATTCTTTGAGTCGGACAATATAATTAATATTATTTTCACATACAAACAAAAAAGTTTTTCATCAAAAGTTCTTTTCAGCAGAAAGATTGATATTTTTTTTATGGTTCTTGAAAACATATTTAAGATATTGATTAATAACAACATATTAAATACTTTATATATACATGATTTTAAGAATATTGATTTAGTAAATGCTGATAAAAAAAATATGCCTGAAATGGATTTTATATTTAAATTAAATGAAATATCTCAAAAAGAGGATATAAAAAAAATAAATAATAAATTGGATTTAATAAAAACATTTATAAAGTATTATAATCATAATATTATAATAAATTATTTTGATGATAATGAGATATTAGATATAATTTTAAATAATTTTAATAAAAGAAATTTTATATTAGTAACTGATAATAAAGAAAGATTACATAGTTTAATTCAAGAACAAGAATTAACGCACGGTAAACAATATTTATAATAAAATAAAATTTGAATTGCAAATATATTTATATTTGTAGCTTTATTCTGCGTGCGGAGCCGAAAGCAATAAATTTAAAAAAATCTTGGGTGGGCAGCTAAAAATTCTAATTAAATAAAAAAGAAAAATAAAAATGACTATTACAAATAAAAGTTATAAGGCTAAAGGGTGGGAAAATGTAATTAGTTTTTAAACTTAAATTATATACCCATATGCCAATTATAATTTATCT
Coding sequences:
- the lepA gene encoding translation elongation factor 4, producing the protein MSYAEKIRNFCIIAHVDHGKSTLADRIIEHTKAVSSREMKAQILDSMDIERERGITIKSQAVKLSYQAKDGEVYTLNLIDTPGHVDFNYEVSRSLAACEGAILVVDAAQGVEAQTISNFYLAFENNLEIVPVINKIDLPAANIELCKEQMEKEFGVNKDDVVLASAKNDIGIDEILEAVVKMIPSPKDNTNKKTRALIFDSYYDPFRGAVMIVRIFDGSIKKNDKLLLMETKAEYEVEECGTLLLGLKSANELKSGEVGYIIAGIKNISDIKIGDTITLEENPSDEPLIGYKEVLPMVFAGIFPAEDEDYTSLQKALEKLKLNDASLVYEPERSIALGFGYRCGFLGLLHLEIVQERLEREFNLNLVITSPSVEVKLKLTNGEEKIIDNPADFPTAQYIEKCYEPFINALIIVPTDYLGNIISLCIDRRGTQTSLNYLDDKRAEIKFDLPLIEVVYDFYDKLKSISRGYASFDYDFSDFRESQIEKIDILVHGEVVDALSFMAHRSNAESRGRQIIEKLKHLIPKHMFQIPLQAAIGGRIIARENISALRKNVTAKCYGGDITRKRKLLEKQKEGKKRMKAIGSVEIPQDAFISVLKTDDNNK
- a CDS encoding transporter substrate-binding domain-containing protein, with translation MKKVIIFILFALISFLACNNNSNISKTINNNYSNNTTVKVGIYVYDYPLLYLRNNNLGGFDYDIMNEIAKASGFRVEFISMEFSKLIPQLQLSNVDAIIAGISITEERKKYISFSDKYYSSSQSIIVLSKNNHIKIFDDLLGKSVGVIKDTISDTIISSSNNINVIKFDIAGSSLLALKVEKIDAVMLDRVTCNNYIKYDNDLKIIEEITFPELDYGIAVRKDDYTLLQKINNGLNTIIYNGIYQKLVDKHLQ
- a CDS encoding transporter substrate-binding domain-containing protein, yielding MKKIILIILMILSLSCKKSNENIYFKKDFSSNQYINVGIYVYDYPFGYMSNGNIGGFDYDLVNEISKISGSNMIFFPMRFEELMPALESKKIDMIIAGMSVTEERKKYLTFSDKYYTSSQAVLVRIDNESIQKEEDLIGKKVGVIRDTVADNMISEKEGIEIERFDTGSSIILSLKVGNMDAAIFDKETCNHFLRYDKSIKLVNTIEYPQEDYAIAFRKEENIFIDEVNNAISQIMTNGFYELLIQKHLGTN
- a CDS encoding PTS sugar transporter subunit IIA — its product is MKPNLILMGHGNLASTFIESAKMILGNLSDYDVINLQADDTFDHIESKLKELLEKYKNNQVLIMTDLYGGTPFNIASRFYRKNDNICLISGMNLDMVLEYFSSDLDYNIKKFIDEIISVSKDSIALYSKNEYEIYADIDL
- a CDS encoding MgtC/SapB family protein, with protein sequence MFTEYIRHALGNFSILEITTRILVAYIMGIFIGWEREQHKKPIGSRTTSIVCMGAALLSCYEDVFASAIILENTELAKLGTAVLSKVPDYNRISAQIVSGIGFLGAGMIIQNRGKLHGITTAAIVWVTACIGIVIGSGQWVLSAIGCICIFLSTSIYRFFIPYYISNKKRAIVYLIEHSSKIDFETELSEFGIRLINLEIVGWKENTNKSTPNIISKINIFVPQLDYKNIENIFISLNIKPLKMLHNMKEKIDFNSIEKLL